Proteins encoded in a region of the Nonomuraea helvata genome:
- the lipA gene encoding lipoyl synthase, which translates to MTVAPEGRKLLRLEVRNAETPIERKPPWIKTKLRTGPEYTELKSLVRREGLHTVCEEAGCPNIYECWEDREATFLIGGDQCTRRCDFCQIDTGKPKEYDRDEPRRVAESVQQMGLKYATVTGVARDDLPDGGAWLYAETARQIHGLLPGCGVELLVPDFNGNRDQLEEVFSSRPEVFAHNVETVPRIFKRIRPAFRYDRSLAVITMAREAGLVTKSNLILGMGETREEVVSAMRDLHAAGTDLLTITQYLRPTPRHHPVDRWVKPEEFVELQAEAEAIGFAGVLSGPLVRSSYRAGRLYKQAIEARQTA; encoded by the coding sequence GTGACCGTTGCTCCTGAAGGCCGAAAGCTCCTCCGCCTGGAGGTGCGTAACGCCGAAACCCCTATCGAGCGCAAGCCCCCGTGGATCAAGACCAAGCTGAGGACGGGCCCCGAATACACCGAGCTGAAATCGCTCGTGCGCCGGGAGGGCCTGCACACGGTCTGTGAAGAGGCGGGCTGTCCCAATATCTACGAGTGCTGGGAAGACCGCGAGGCGACCTTCCTCATCGGCGGCGACCAGTGCACCCGTCGCTGCGACTTCTGCCAGATCGACACGGGCAAGCCCAAGGAGTACGACCGCGACGAGCCGCGCCGGGTGGCCGAGTCCGTCCAGCAGATGGGCCTGAAGTACGCGACCGTGACCGGCGTGGCCCGCGACGACCTGCCCGACGGCGGCGCCTGGCTCTACGCCGAGACGGCGCGCCAGATCCACGGGCTGCTGCCCGGGTGCGGCGTCGAGCTGCTGGTGCCCGACTTCAACGGCAACCGCGACCAGCTGGAGGAGGTCTTCTCCAGCCGGCCCGAGGTGTTCGCCCACAACGTCGAGACGGTGCCGCGGATCTTCAAGCGGATCCGTCCCGCGTTCCGGTACGACCGGTCGCTCGCCGTGATCACGATGGCCCGCGAGGCCGGGCTGGTCACCAAGTCCAACCTGATCCTGGGCATGGGCGAGACGCGCGAGGAGGTCGTCTCGGCGATGCGCGACCTGCACGCCGCGGGCACCGACCTGCTGACCATCACGCAGTACCTGCGGCCCACGCCCCGCCACCACCCGGTGGACCGCTGGGTGAAGCCGGAGGAGTTCGTGGAGCTGCAGGCGGAGGCGGAGGCCATCGGGTTCGCCGGGGTGCTCTCCGGGCCGCTGGTGCGCTCGTCGTACCGGGCCGGCCGCCTCTACAAGCAGGCCATCGAGGCCCGCCAGACGGCCTGA
- a CDS encoding peptidase E, whose product MSRSGQSHILAIGGGSFRQSRRYSFIEAGPLLRYGLDLTGQDRPKLGLVATAVGDSDEWLLKMYGAFAGWDVELSHLTVFPMPNVEDPRAWILEQDMIYVSGGSVANLMALWRLHGYDEAFEEAWRSGVVLSGQSAGALCWHVGGNTDSFGPDLRVWAEGLGFLPYSCGVHYDSDPQRRRLLQDSVASGELPSGYAADEGVGLHYVGTEFIQAVTVEPGGYAYRIESDGAGGVKEFRIEPRLLTP is encoded by the coding sequence ATGAGCCGGTCAGGACAGTCACACATCCTCGCCATCGGGGGCGGATCCTTCCGCCAGAGCAGGCGCTACAGCTTCATCGAGGCCGGCCCGCTGCTGCGCTACGGCCTCGACCTCACGGGGCAGGACCGCCCGAAGCTCGGGCTGGTCGCCACCGCGGTCGGTGACTCCGACGAGTGGCTGCTCAAGATGTACGGCGCCTTCGCGGGGTGGGACGTCGAGCTGAGCCACCTGACGGTGTTCCCCATGCCCAACGTCGAAGATCCGCGGGCCTGGATCCTCGAGCAGGACATGATCTACGTGAGCGGTGGCAGTGTGGCCAACCTCATGGCGTTGTGGCGGCTGCACGGCTACGACGAGGCGTTCGAGGAGGCGTGGCGGTCCGGGGTGGTGCTGTCCGGGCAGAGCGCGGGCGCGCTCTGCTGGCACGTGGGCGGCAACACCGACTCCTTCGGTCCCGACCTGCGCGTGTGGGCCGAGGGCCTCGGCTTCCTGCCCTACTCGTGCGGCGTCCACTACGACTCCGACCCGCAGCGCCGCCGGCTGCTCCAGGACTCGGTGGCGAGCGGCGAGCTGCCCAGCGGGTACGCCGCCGACGAGGGCGTGGGACTCCACTACGTGGGCACGGAGTTCATCCAGGCGGTGACCGTCGAGCCGGGCGGCTACGCGTACCGGATCGAGAGCGACGGGGCGGGCGGCGTCAAGGAGTTCAGGATCGAGCCGCGACTCTTGACCCCCTGA
- the lipB gene encoding lipoyl(octanoyl) transferase LipB has protein sequence MRPIHGDDPHALAIVRLGVDVPYEQAWSLQRWVHGKRVAGELTDTVLILEHAPVYTAGKRTAPHERPADGTPVVDVDRGGRLTWHGPGQLVAYPIVAVTDVVTYACRLEEAMIQICADFGVTARRVKGRGGVWAIGDASLGLPDRQLGAVGLRVARGVTMHGFSLNCANDPRWFSRITPCGIPDVGVSSLSAETGRRIVVEEVMPIAEKRLAEALGMESYELHEEDLLRR, from the coding sequence ATGCGCCCCATCCACGGGGACGATCCCCACGCACTCGCCATCGTCCGCCTCGGCGTCGACGTCCCCTACGAGCAGGCCTGGTCGTTGCAGCGCTGGGTGCACGGCAAGCGGGTCGCCGGAGAGCTGACCGACACCGTGCTGATCCTCGAGCACGCCCCCGTCTACACCGCGGGCAAGCGCACCGCCCCGCACGAGCGTCCGGCCGACGGCACGCCGGTCGTCGACGTCGACCGGGGCGGCCGCCTCACCTGGCACGGTCCCGGGCAGCTCGTGGCGTACCCGATCGTCGCCGTCACCGACGTGGTCACGTACGCCTGCCGCCTCGAAGAGGCCATGATCCAGATCTGCGCCGACTTCGGCGTCACGGCGAGACGCGTGAAGGGGCGCGGCGGCGTCTGGGCGATCGGCGACGCCAGCCTGGGCCTGCCCGACCGCCAGCTCGGCGCGGTCGGCCTGCGGGTCGCGCGCGGCGTCACCATGCACGGCTTCTCGCTCAACTGCGCCAACGACCCCCGCTGGTTCAGCCGCATCACGCCGTGCGGCATCCCCGACGTCGGCGTCTCCTCGCTGTCGGCGGAGACGGGCCGCCGCATCGTGGTCGAGGAGGTCATGCCGATCGCGGAGAAGCGACTGGCGGAGGCACTTGGCATGGAGTCGTACGAACTCCACGAGGAGGACCTTCTCCGCCGGTGA
- the sucB gene encoding 2-oxoglutarate dehydrogenase, E2 component, dihydrolipoamide succinyltransferase yields the protein MPVSVQMPQLGESVTEGTVTRWLKKEGERVEADEPLLEVSTDKVDTEIPSPSAGVLTKIVVAEDETVEVGAELAVIDENAEAGAAPAPEAAPAPAPQPEPEPEPAPAPPVSSIPQPAPAPAPAPAPAPAPAPAPAQAAAPAPQAAPAEPSPLPSGESPYVTPLVRKLANEHGVDLDSITGTGVGGRIRKQDVLEAAKAQRDKAAAAQAAPAPAAAPAAAPQAAPAAAPAAQAPVAAGPEPVEVDTTLRGRTEKMTRLRQTMSKRLVESLQTAAQLTTVVEVDVTKIARLRDQAKADFLRREGVKLSFMPFFELAAIEALKQHPKLNATINNETMEVTYFDVEHLGIAVDTERGLIAAVIKNAGDLNLAGLARKTADLAERTRANKVTPDEITGGTFTLTNTGSRGALFDTPILNQPQVGMLGTGAVVKRPVVIDTPEGEVIAVRSMVYLALTYDHRLVDGADAARFLTTVKRRLEEGRFEAQLGLA from the coding sequence ATGCCGGTCTCCGTACAGATGCCCCAGCTCGGCGAGAGCGTGACCGAGGGCACCGTAACCCGTTGGCTGAAGAAGGAGGGCGAGCGCGTCGAAGCCGACGAGCCGCTCCTCGAAGTCTCGACCGACAAGGTCGACACCGAGATCCCGTCTCCGTCCGCGGGTGTCCTCACCAAGATCGTCGTGGCCGAGGACGAGACGGTGGAGGTCGGGGCCGAGCTCGCCGTCATCGACGAGAACGCCGAGGCCGGCGCCGCCCCGGCCCCGGAGGCGGCCCCCGCGCCGGCTCCGCAGCCCGAGCCGGAGCCGGAGCCCGCGCCGGCTCCCCCGGTCTCCTCGATCCCGCAGCCCGCTCCGGCCCCCGCGCCGGCTCCGGCTCCGGCTCCTGCGCCCGCTCCCGCTCCCGCGCAGGCTGCCGCGCCCGCCCCGCAGGCCGCTCCCGCGGAGCCCTCGCCGCTGCCGTCGGGTGAGAGCCCGTACGTGACGCCGCTGGTGCGCAAGCTGGCCAACGAGCACGGTGTCGACCTCGACTCGATCACCGGCACCGGCGTCGGCGGCCGCATCCGCAAGCAGGACGTGCTGGAGGCCGCCAAGGCGCAGCGCGACAAGGCCGCCGCGGCCCAGGCCGCGCCTGCTCCGGCCGCGGCTCCCGCCGCCGCCCCGCAGGCCGCTCCCGCCGCCGCTCCGGCCGCGCAGGCTCCGGTCGCCGCTGGGCCCGAGCCCGTGGAGGTCGACACGACGCTGCGTGGCCGCACGGAGAAGATGACGCGGCTGCGGCAGACGATGTCCAAGCGGCTGGTCGAGTCGCTGCAGACGGCGGCCCAGCTCACCACGGTGGTCGAGGTCGACGTCACCAAGATCGCGCGGCTGCGCGACCAGGCCAAGGCCGACTTCCTGCGCCGCGAGGGCGTCAAGCTGTCGTTCATGCCGTTCTTCGAGCTGGCCGCCATCGAGGCGCTCAAGCAGCACCCGAAGCTCAACGCGACGATCAACAACGAGACCATGGAGGTCACGTACTTCGACGTCGAGCACCTGGGCATCGCGGTCGACACCGAGCGCGGCCTGATCGCGGCGGTCATCAAGAACGCCGGCGACCTCAACCTCGCTGGGCTGGCGCGCAAGACGGCCGACCTTGCGGAGCGCACCCGCGCCAACAAGGTGACGCCGGACGAGATCACGGGCGGCACGTTCACGCTGACCAACACGGGCAGCCGTGGCGCCCTGTTCGACACCCCGATCCTCAACCAGCCGCAGGTCGGCATGCTGGGGACCGGCGCCGTCGTGAAGCGGCCCGTGGTGATCGACACGCCTGAGGGCGAGGTCATCGCGGTGCGATCGATGGTGTACCTGGCGCTGACGTACGACCACCGGCTGGTGGACGGCGCGGACGCGGCCCGCTTCCTGACGACGGTCAAGCGCCGTCTGGAGGAGGGGCGCTTCGAGGCCCAGCTCGGCCTCGCGTAG
- a CDS encoding TIGR01777 family oxidoreductase — translation MAIIVTGASGLLGSALVRALRDEGQEVVRLVRREPRAADEAFWQPGRQEIDRAALEGAEAVVHLAGASIGGRRWSEAYKRELFDSRIQSTGLLVDAIAGLSDRPEVLLSASGVDFYGDTGDRVVDESQGKGTGFLSDLCEQWESEARRAGEAGVRTVQMRSGLALGREGGMLQQVLPIFRVGLGAPLGSGKQYWSWITVRDWVGAAVHVLKNRDITGPVNFTSPSPVTNAEFTRTLGKALRKGTMPIPVPAFALSAGLGEFAREALLPGHRVLPKKLLDSGYRFAHTRLDEALSAVL, via the coding sequence ATGGCGATCATCGTGACCGGCGCGTCCGGGTTGCTCGGGTCGGCGCTGGTGCGGGCGTTGCGGGACGAGGGGCAAGAGGTCGTCAGGCTGGTACGCCGCGAGCCGCGCGCGGCCGACGAGGCGTTCTGGCAGCCGGGCCGGCAGGAGATCGACCGGGCCGCGCTCGAAGGGGCGGAGGCCGTGGTGCACCTGGCCGGGGCGTCGATCGGCGGCAGGCGGTGGAGCGAGGCGTACAAGCGGGAGCTCTTCGACAGCCGGATCCAGAGCACCGGGCTCCTCGTCGACGCGATCGCCGGGCTCTCGGACAGGCCGGAGGTGCTCCTGTCCGCCTCAGGGGTCGACTTCTACGGCGACACCGGTGACCGGGTGGTCGACGAGAGCCAGGGCAAGGGCACCGGCTTCCTGTCGGACCTGTGCGAGCAGTGGGAGAGCGAGGCCCGGCGGGCGGGTGAGGCCGGGGTCAGGACGGTGCAGATGCGGTCCGGGCTGGCGCTGGGCCGGGAGGGCGGGATGCTCCAGCAGGTGCTGCCGATCTTCAGGGTCGGGCTGGGGGCGCCGCTCGGGTCGGGGAAGCAGTACTGGTCGTGGATCACCGTGCGGGACTGGGTGGGGGCGGCGGTGCATGTGCTGAAAAATCGTGACATTACCGGGCCGGTCAATTTCACGTCCCCGTCGCCCGTGACCAACGCCGAATTCACCCGAACGCTCGGAAAAGCCCTGCGCAAGGGCACGATGCCGATCCCGGTCCCGGCCTTCGCGCTGTCGGCGGGGCTCGGCGAGTTCGCGCGGGAGGCGCTGCTGCCCGGTCACCGCGTCCTGCCGAAGAAGCTGCTCGACAGCGGCTACAGGTTCGCCCATACCCGCCTCGACGAGGCGCTGAGCGCCGTACTCTAG
- a CDS encoding M48 family metallopeptidase codes for MKRLLAVLLALVVHLLTLGFVALGAWIILAHVAELIAWLLGGTSLAIAWALRPRLGGLPADAEVLDRSSAPELYGVAERVADRVGVRRPAKVAVRDLEAETRYERVGPLRTPVLTIGLPLWLALPPRQRVALLATAYARVPTGDELIVDGALATLEAWRDALVGAEPLQVRQDAQTQISASSLGAVDHPGTTYEAMGALGRLLGRVLGGPVLLVRYALTRLARAGEARTLARRQALARRAASERELAELDELTGGGYLAPMQAAALRGESAAAIRQGALSRSRLTDDGVLTSPPRSELLGTHDSERVDEELLGHYTRAIRGFGLIS; via the coding sequence GTGAAGCGCCTCCTCGCCGTCTTACTCGCCCTTGTGGTGCACCTGCTGACGCTCGGATTCGTCGCGCTCGGCGCGTGGATCATCCTGGCCCACGTGGCTGAACTGATCGCGTGGCTGCTCGGCGGCACCAGCCTGGCCATCGCGTGGGCGCTGCGGCCGCGCCTGGGCGGCCTGCCCGCCGATGCCGAGGTGCTCGACCGCTCGTCGGCGCCGGAGCTGTACGGCGTCGCGGAGCGCGTGGCCGACCGGGTCGGCGTGCGGCGGCCGGCGAAGGTCGCGGTCCGGGACCTGGAGGCCGAGACCCGCTACGAGCGCGTGGGCCCGCTGCGCACCCCGGTCCTGACGATCGGGCTGCCACTCTGGCTGGCGCTGCCGCCCAGGCAGCGGGTGGCCCTGCTGGCCACGGCGTACGCGCGGGTCCCGACCGGCGACGAGCTGATCGTAGACGGAGCCCTGGCCACGCTGGAGGCCTGGCGGGACGCCCTGGTGGGGGCCGAGCCCCTGCAGGTCAGGCAGGACGCGCAGACCCAGATCTCCGCCTCCTCGCTGGGCGCGGTGGACCATCCGGGCACCACGTACGAGGCGATGGGGGCCCTCGGCCGGCTGCTCGGGCGGGTGCTCGGCGGCCCCGTGCTGCTGGTGCGGTACGCGCTGACCCGGCTGGCCCGCGCCGGCGAGGCCCGTACCCTGGCCCGGCGGCAGGCGCTGGCCCGGCGGGCGGCGTCCGAGCGGGAGCTCGCCGAGCTGGACGAGCTGACCGGCGGCGGCTACCTGGCGCCGATGCAGGCCGCGGCGCTGCGCGGCGAGAGCGCGGCGGCGATCAGGCAGGGCGCGCTGTCCCGGTCCCGACTCACCGACGACGGGGTGCTCACCTCTCCCCCGCGCTCCGAGCTGCTCGGCACGCACGACTCCGAACGTGTCGACGAGGAACTGCTCGGCCACTACACGCGCGCCATCCGCGGATTCGGCCTCATCTCCTGA
- a CDS encoding sugar ABC transporter substrate-binding protein — MRPIAKLPSAALALTVAVTACGGGGEATTQAGPVTLRMTVWTASEAHLKLLNDIAAGFTKAKVKFESLPVDTYTTTLTTQIAGGNAPDLAWILERSAPDFVGSGALAPVGGKLENRGELIPSATRLWEKDGELYAYPFSTSPLGVFVNTDLLKQAGQKPPGKGWTWDEAMAAAAAVAKKGKAGLAIPDFEYKEWGVLAGIWGGWGAKAWSDDGATCGFNSPEMVGAMTFIHKSIFVDKAVPGPGTTVDFFAGDAAMAISQVSRAGLLKDAKFGWELLPLPAGPKGEYAVIGQAGVGVLKKSPNAELATEFLAYFTNAANSAKLAQFFPPARSSQLNAETLAKSNPLLKPEQLQSVVIDGINKGTVKPVHKGQEELSQTVRAALDPLWRPDADVKAVLDDVCAKIQPMLGA; from the coding sequence ATGAGACCAATCGCGAAGCTCCCATCCGCCGCGCTCGCCCTCACCGTGGCGGTCACGGCCTGCGGCGGCGGTGGCGAGGCGACCACGCAGGCCGGTCCCGTCACGCTCCGCATGACGGTGTGGACCGCCAGCGAGGCCCACCTGAAGCTGCTCAACGACATCGCGGCGGGCTTCACCAAGGCGAAGGTGAAGTTCGAGTCGCTGCCCGTCGACACCTACACCACGACGCTCACCACGCAGATCGCCGGCGGCAACGCCCCTGACCTGGCCTGGATCCTGGAGCGCTCGGCGCCCGACTTCGTCGGCTCCGGCGCGCTGGCCCCGGTGGGAGGCAAGCTGGAGAACCGCGGGGAGCTGATCCCGTCGGCCACCAGGCTCTGGGAGAAGGACGGCGAGCTGTACGCCTACCCGTTCTCCACCTCGCCCCTGGGCGTCTTCGTCAACACCGACCTGCTCAAGCAGGCCGGCCAGAAGCCGCCCGGGAAGGGCTGGACCTGGGATGAGGCCATGGCCGCCGCGGCCGCCGTGGCCAAGAAGGGCAAGGCGGGCCTGGCCATCCCCGACTTCGAGTACAAGGAGTGGGGCGTGCTTGCCGGCATCTGGGGCGGCTGGGGCGCCAAGGCGTGGAGCGACGACGGCGCGACCTGCGGATTCAACAGCCCGGAGATGGTCGGGGCCATGACGTTCATCCACAAGTCGATCTTCGTGGACAAGGCCGTGCCGGGCCCCGGCACGACCGTCGACTTCTTCGCCGGCGACGCCGCCATGGCCATCAGCCAGGTCTCCCGCGCGGGCCTGCTCAAGGACGCGAAGTTCGGCTGGGAGCTGCTGCCGCTGCCGGCCGGCCCCAAGGGCGAGTACGCGGTGATCGGCCAGGCCGGCGTCGGCGTGCTGAAGAAGTCGCCCAACGCCGAGCTGGCCACCGAGTTCCTGGCCTACTTCACCAACGCGGCCAACTCCGCCAAGCTCGCCCAGTTCTTCCCGCCCGCCCGCTCCTCCCAGCTCAACGCCGAGACCCTGGCCAAGAGCAACCCGCTGCTCAAGCCCGAGCAGCTGCAGAGCGTGGTGATCGACGGCATCAACAAGGGCACCGTCAAGCCTGTGCACAAGGGCCAGGAGGAGCTGTCGCAGACCGTACGGGCCGCGCTCGACCCGCTCTGGCGGCCGGACGCCGACGTCAAGGCGGTGCTGGACGACGTGTGCGCGAAGATCCAGCCGATGTTGGGCGCGTGA
- a CDS encoding FAD-dependent oxidoreductase, with product MVDISADAVVVGGGLGGVAAALALLRAGRTVIMSEEYDWLGGQLTSQAVPPDEHSWVERFGVTASYRALRDGIRRYYRDHYPLTSAARARRELNPGGGHVSRLCHEPRVAVAVIDAMLAPYLGSGRLRLLKPYRPVAAEVDGDRVTAVRLAHRDGGGEVWAAAPYVLDATETGELLPLTGTEYVTGFESQEETGEPSAPMTAQPLNMQAVSVCFAIDHVDGDHTIDRPASYDFWRAYQPPFWGDRLLSWRCPSPRTLEIVERSFTPNPDDDPLLVEADQRVNPGDGNLWTFRRIAARRTFEPGAYASDITLVNWPLIDYLVGPVIDVPDAAAHLAAARELSRSALYWLQTEAPRHDGGTGYPGLRLRGDVTGGADGLAQAPYIRESRRIRALYTVVEQDLSLAVRGDKGAVGYADSVGVGMYRIDLHPSTGGDNYIDVGCSPFEIPLGALIPQRMTNLLPASKNIGTTHITNGAYRLHPVEWNAGEAAGALAAYCLDHATTPHAVRESETLLAGFQRRLAREGVELHWPDVAGY from the coding sequence GTGGTTGACATATCAGCGGACGCCGTCGTGGTCGGCGGCGGCCTGGGCGGCGTCGCCGCGGCCCTGGCCCTGCTCCGCGCGGGCCGCACGGTGATCATGTCCGAGGAGTACGACTGGCTCGGCGGGCAGCTGACGAGCCAGGCCGTGCCGCCGGACGAGCACTCCTGGGTGGAGCGCTTCGGGGTCACCGCGAGCTACCGCGCGCTGCGCGACGGCATCCGCCGGTACTACCGCGACCACTACCCGCTGACCTCGGCCGCCAGGGCCAGGCGCGAGCTCAACCCCGGCGGCGGTCACGTGAGCCGCCTGTGCCACGAGCCCAGGGTGGCGGTGGCGGTCATCGACGCGATGCTCGCGCCGTATCTCGGCTCGGGCCGGTTACGCCTGCTGAAGCCGTACAGGCCGGTGGCGGCCGAGGTGGACGGCGACCGGGTCACCGCGGTCAGGCTGGCGCACCGCGACGGCGGCGGCGAGGTCTGGGCGGCGGCCCCGTACGTGCTGGACGCCACCGAGACCGGCGAGCTGCTCCCCCTGACCGGCACCGAGTACGTGACCGGCTTCGAGTCGCAGGAGGAGACCGGCGAGCCCAGCGCCCCCATGACGGCCCAGCCGCTCAACATGCAGGCCGTGTCGGTGTGCTTCGCGATCGACCACGTCGACGGCGACCACACCATCGACAGGCCCGCGAGCTACGACTTCTGGCGGGCCTACCAGCCGCCGTTCTGGGGCGACCGGCTGCTGTCGTGGCGCTGCCCCAGTCCACGCACGCTGGAGATCGTGGAGCGTTCCTTCACCCCCAATCCCGACGACGACCCGCTGCTCGTGGAGGCCGACCAGCGGGTCAACCCCGGCGACGGCAACCTGTGGACGTTCCGCAGGATCGCCGCCCGGCGCACCTTCGAGCCCGGCGCGTACGCAAGCGACATCACGCTGGTCAACTGGCCGTTGATCGACTACCTCGTAGGTCCGGTCATCGACGTGCCCGACGCCGCCGCCCATCTCGCGGCGGCACGCGAGCTGTCCAGGTCGGCGCTGTACTGGCTGCAGACCGAGGCCCCCCGCCACGACGGCGGCACCGGCTATCCCGGGCTCCGGCTGCGCGGCGACGTCACCGGCGGCGCCGACGGGCTGGCGCAGGCGCCCTACATCCGCGAGTCGCGGCGCATCCGCGCGCTCTACACGGTGGTGGAGCAGGACCTGTCGCTGGCGGTGCGCGGCGACAAGGGCGCGGTCGGCTACGCCGACTCGGTGGGCGTCGGCATGTACCGCATCGACCTGCATCCCTCGACGGGTGGCGACAACTACATCGACGTGGGCTGCTCGCCGTTCGAGATCCCGCTCGGCGCGCTCATCCCGCAGCGCATGACCAACCTGCTGCCCGCCTCGAAGAACATCGGGACCACCCACATCACCAACGGCGCCTACCGGCTGCATCCGGTCGAGTGGAACGCCGGAGAAGCCGCGGGCGCGCTCGCCGCGTACTGCCTCGACCACGCCACCACGCCGCACGCCGTGCGGGAGAGCGAGACGTTGCTGGCCGGTTTCCAGCGGCGGCTCGCCCGCGAGGGCGTCGAGCTGCACTGGCCCGACGTGGCCGGCTACTGA
- a CDS encoding LacI family DNA-binding transcriptional regulator — translation MARRLTQQDIARMAGVSQTTVSLVLNNRSEGEVRIAPETRERVLRVIRETGYVADPAARRLAEGRNRILGVFTYEAVFPATSADFYYPFMVGIEEYAEEIGCDLLLFTSAKAAGMRRRIYTADNRIRLADGCVLLGRRIDRDDLARLIAERIPFVSVGRRDDAGGPVPYVGADYPPAVRALVERAIGLGHRRLAYVGLGEQAESYADRLRGFREAAGDEALHLPAPDLDALLEAGVTVAFFEEEADGVAVVQAARERRLSVPGDLSVVTLGAATRPVHTDIDFTGFRIPRREMGRRAVQVLTHVMETGESPQELLSCELIEGDTLAPHQGR, via the coding sequence GTGGCCAGACGCCTCACCCAGCAGGACATCGCCCGCATGGCCGGAGTCAGCCAGACGACGGTGTCCCTGGTGCTCAACAACCGCTCCGAGGGCGAGGTACGCATCGCTCCCGAGACCCGCGAGCGTGTCCTGCGCGTGATCAGGGAGACCGGCTACGTGGCCGACCCGGCCGCCCGCCGGCTGGCCGAGGGGCGCAACCGCATCCTGGGCGTGTTCACCTACGAAGCCGTCTTCCCCGCCACGAGCGCCGACTTCTACTACCCGTTCATGGTCGGCATCGAGGAGTACGCCGAGGAGATCGGCTGCGACCTGCTCCTGTTCACCAGCGCGAAGGCGGCGGGGATGCGGCGCAGGATCTACACGGCCGACAACCGGATCCGGCTGGCCGACGGCTGCGTGCTGCTCGGCCGCAGGATCGACAGGGACGACCTGGCCCGGCTCATCGCCGAGCGCATCCCGTTCGTGTCGGTCGGCCGCCGTGACGACGCCGGGGGCCCGGTGCCGTACGTGGGCGCCGACTACCCGCCTGCCGTGCGGGCGCTGGTGGAGCGGGCGATCGGGCTGGGGCACCGGCGGCTGGCGTACGTCGGGCTCGGCGAGCAGGCCGAGTCGTACGCCGACCGGCTGCGCGGCTTCCGCGAGGCGGCCGGCGACGAGGCCCTGCACCTGCCCGCGCCGGATCTGGACGCGCTGCTGGAGGCGGGTGTGACGGTGGCGTTCTTCGAGGAGGAGGCCGACGGCGTCGCCGTCGTGCAGGCGGCCAGGGAGCGGCGCCTGTCCGTGCCCGGCGACCTGTCGGTCGTCACGCTGGGCGCGGCCACCCGCCCGGTCCACACGGATATCGACTTCACGGGCTTCCGCATCCCGCGGCGCGAGATGGGCCGCCGGGCCGTACAAGTGCTGACCCACGTCATGGAGACCGGCGAGAGCCCGCAGGAGCTGCTGTCCTGCGAGCTGATCGAGGGCGACACCCTGGCACCACACCAAGGAAGGTAG
- a CDS encoding sugar ABC transporter permease: MTLAARLARPASTIPFWNVRRRDHLVGYLFIAPQLVGSALFVLLPLAMVGWYSLNEWNVLAGSFEFAGLGNYARLAADVRLREALTATGVFSVGLVTLNLALALLLAVLLNQRLRGTALFRTLFFSPVLVSLVAWTIVWQFLLQPSGGVNSVLGAAGLDGPNWLRGEGTAMLSVIVVQVLKNVGLNMVLFLAALQGVPKQLYEAAELDGAGAWRRFLRITMPLISPTVLLTSIITVVGSLQVFAQIAVLTQGGPGTSTTVLVYYLYQQAFQFHRFGYGATLSVLLFAIVGALTLLQWRMRRRWVFHEA; the protein is encoded by the coding sequence ATGACACTCGCCGCCCGGCTCGCGCGGCCCGCCTCCACCATCCCCTTCTGGAACGTCCGCCGCCGCGACCACCTCGTCGGATACCTGTTCATCGCACCCCAGCTGGTCGGCAGCGCGCTGTTCGTGCTGCTGCCCCTGGCCATGGTCGGCTGGTACAGCCTCAACGAGTGGAACGTGCTGGCCGGCAGCTTCGAGTTCGCCGGCCTCGGCAACTACGCCAGGCTCGCCGCCGACGTGCGGCTGCGCGAGGCGCTGACCGCCACCGGAGTGTTCTCCGTGGGCCTGGTGACGCTCAACCTCGCACTCGCCCTCCTGCTCGCGGTCCTGCTCAACCAGCGGCTGCGCGGGACGGCGCTCTTCCGCACGCTGTTCTTCTCCCCGGTGCTGGTGTCGCTGGTGGCGTGGACGATCGTCTGGCAGTTCCTGCTGCAGCCGTCCGGCGGTGTCAACAGCGTGCTCGGCGCCGCCGGCCTCGACGGGCCGAACTGGCTGCGCGGCGAGGGCACCGCCATGCTGTCGGTGATCGTCGTCCAGGTGCTCAAGAACGTCGGGCTCAACATGGTGCTGTTCCTGGCGGCGCTGCAGGGCGTGCCCAAGCAGCTCTACGAGGCCGCCGAGCTGGACGGCGCGGGCGCGTGGCGCAGGTTCCTGCGGATCACGATGCCGCTGATCAGCCCGACGGTCCTGCTCACCTCGATCATCACCGTGGTCGGCTCCCTGCAGGTCTTCGCCCAGATCGCGGTGCTCACGCAGGGCGGCCCCGGCACCTCGACCACCGTGCTCGTCTACTACCTCTACCAGCAGGCCTTCCAATTCCACCGCTTCGGCTACGGCGCGACCCTGTCGGTCCTGCTGTTCGCCATCGTCGGCGCGCTGACCCTGCTGCAGTGGCGGATGCGCAGGAGGTGGGTCTTCCATGAGGCGTAA